In the genome of Oceaniferula marina, one region contains:
- a CDS encoding NnrS family protein encodes MNQRSIKMLADEPYRLFFPVALLAGVFGVMLWPMFYAGQLFWIPDALQLSYYPNLAHAHLMIQGYVGGFAIGFIGTAMPKLLKATPLKAPLVALLFLLHLGLTLLHLCNHTRIADGLFAAMLLLMLSQVLIRLQSGKLAPPPGMVLAGMGLLSGALGAGWLAAVGLQGDISMYRFAQRLLYQAFILLPLMGIGAYIFPMILNTANKHAALNQEKRSRAWKLKFTEALILGCLILASYWVDSRHPGQTSMPWVRFLLCAVWLSKECGWLQWKSARGIMPWALRSGILCLLCGLIAVALIQRHPIALDHSLYIGGFGLITMIVATRVIYGHSGQGKMFQRWVKPLCWCTGLLLFDMLTRVSADFMPWIMVSHHVYAALLWVVVSIIWGIALLPSVRKRPFAGMGLSSKPTPPNPATQTKSLMDMDFRK; translated from the coding sequence TTGAATCAACGATCCATAAAAATGCTGGCGGACGAGCCCTACCGGCTCTTTTTCCCCGTAGCTCTGCTGGCCGGAGTTTTCGGCGTCATGCTCTGGCCCATGTTTTATGCCGGACAACTTTTCTGGATCCCGGACGCTCTCCAGCTTTCCTACTACCCCAATCTGGCCCACGCCCACCTCATGATCCAGGGCTACGTCGGCGGCTTTGCCATCGGCTTTATCGGCACCGCCATGCCCAAACTGCTGAAGGCTACACCGCTCAAAGCCCCCCTCGTTGCGCTTCTCTTTCTTCTCCACCTCGGCCTGACGCTACTCCACCTCTGCAACCACACCCGGATTGCAGACGGACTCTTTGCCGCGATGCTTCTGCTGATGCTCAGTCAGGTGCTGATTCGACTCCAATCCGGTAAACTCGCTCCGCCTCCAGGGATGGTGCTCGCCGGCATGGGACTTCTCAGTGGTGCCCTTGGCGCTGGCTGGCTGGCTGCGGTAGGACTGCAAGGTGACATAAGCATGTACCGTTTTGCCCAGCGCTTGCTCTACCAGGCATTTATCCTTCTCCCCCTGATGGGGATCGGAGCCTACATCTTTCCGATGATCCTCAACACGGCAAACAAACATGCCGCTCTGAACCAAGAAAAACGATCACGCGCCTGGAAGCTCAAGTTTACAGAAGCCCTGATCCTCGGTTGTTTGATTCTCGCCAGCTACTGGGTAGACTCCCGTCACCCTGGCCAGACCAGTATGCCCTGGGTCCGATTCCTCTTATGCGCTGTCTGGCTCAGTAAAGAATGTGGGTGGCTGCAATGGAAATCAGCCCGCGGCATCATGCCCTGGGCACTTCGCTCCGGCATCCTCTGCCTACTCTGCGGCCTGATCGCCGTAGCGTTGATCCAGCGACACCCAATCGCCCTCGACCACAGCCTCTACATCGGAGGATTCGGACTGATCACCATGATCGTCGCCACCCGGGTGATTTACGGTCACAGCGGCCAAGGCAAGATGTTTCAGCGCTGGGTCAAACCCCTCTGCTGGTGCACAGGCTTGCTGCTCTTCGACATGCTCACCCGGGTAAGTGCGGATTTTATGCCCTGGATCATGGTTTCCCACCACGTCTACGCCGCACTGCTCTGGGTGGTGGTCAGCATCATCTGGGGGATTGCCTTGCTGCCATCGGTGCGCAAGCGCCCCTTCGCAGGTATGGGGCTGTCCTCAAAGCCAACGCCCCCCAACCCCGCCACTCAAACGAAGTCGTTGATGGACATGGATTTCAGGAAATAA
- a CDS encoding glycoside hydrolase family protein translates to MKLKPSISWSSGLMIHYPYLMMFKATLLTSLILTSLLATLIAGSEPKFPLQAIPESSKSQFLKRQAAPHVFVDPGYRIWGMAVIKWSDGKYHGYYARWPEKLGHNAWMTHCEIAHAVADKPEGPFTHVNTVLSSKHLEGWDVNNAHNPAICIADGKICLYYISNDLKKIYDKDPAKFYPDNQWFVKNRKALRNSQRIGVAIASSPEGPFERHPSPVVEPHGRFKNIAVNPAVTYQNGTFTMIMKGDDIRKDGWFRIQLVGHSSSPTGPFTFQPTPVYDRAQTEDAGIWYDQKDKTYYMACHVMGKRDLALFHSTDGNAWSMTAIPLFMKKQFRLGDGTIWNPARVERPFILTDDQGSPIMLYLAVADKNANGNIAVPFKK, encoded by the coding sequence ATGAAGCTAAAACCTAGCATCAGCTGGAGCTCTGGTCTGATGATTCATTACCCGTATTTGATGATGTTCAAAGCCACCCTTCTCACATCCCTCATTCTGACGAGCCTCCTCGCCACGCTTATTGCAGGTTCTGAACCCAAGTTCCCCTTGCAAGCCATACCTGAGAGTTCCAAGTCACAGTTCCTCAAGCGGCAAGCAGCGCCCCATGTCTTTGTTGACCCCGGCTACCGAATCTGGGGAATGGCCGTCATCAAGTGGAGCGATGGAAAGTACCACGGTTATTATGCCCGTTGGCCAGAAAAACTTGGCCACAACGCATGGATGACCCACTGTGAAATTGCCCACGCCGTTGCAGACAAGCCCGAGGGTCCCTTCACTCATGTCAACACCGTGCTCAGCAGCAAACATCTGGAGGGATGGGATGTCAACAACGCCCATAACCCCGCCATCTGTATCGCCGATGGAAAGATCTGCTTGTATTACATCTCTAACGATCTTAAAAAGATCTACGATAAGGATCCGGCAAAGTTTTACCCGGACAATCAATGGTTCGTTAAAAATCGAAAAGCTCTCCGCAACAGCCAGCGGATCGGAGTCGCCATCGCCAGTTCACCTGAAGGCCCGTTTGAGCGACACCCCTCCCCCGTGGTGGAGCCTCACGGCAGATTCAAAAACATCGCCGTCAATCCGGCCGTCACCTATCAGAATGGAACTTTCACCATGATCATGAAGGGAGACGACATTCGTAAAGACGGTTGGTTCCGTATCCAGCTCGTTGGGCATTCCTCGTCTCCCACAGGCCCATTCACTTTCCAGCCGACCCCGGTCTACGACCGGGCCCAGACCGAAGATGCAGGCATCTGGTATGACCAAAAAGACAAAACCTACTACATGGCATGTCATGTCATGGGGAAACGGGACCTCGCCTTATTCCACTCCACTGACGGCAATGCGTGGAGCATGACTGCCATCCCTCTGTTCATGAAAAAACAATTTCGCCTTGGCGATGGAACCATCTGGAATCCTGCGCGCGTAGAACGCCCATTCATTCTGACTGACGACCAGGGCTCACCTATCATGCTTTACCTCGCCGTGGCCGATAAAAACGCCAATGGCAATATTGCTGTGCCATTCAAAAAATAA
- the lysS gene encoding lysine--tRNA ligase codes for MSDPQQKQETPQSTEAELIAVRREKLAQLRELGIDPYGARFDTTTTPGKLKADFADEKQVTIAGRLLAIRDMGKSVFATLGDVEGRIQIYLNKKGVSETDWAAYKLLDLGDWIGVEGETFTTGKGEPSVKVNSLTVLSKSLRPMPDKWHGVSDRETKYRKRHLDLMSNEESAEVFITRSKMIAEIRKFLHERDFLEVETPMLQSVAGGAAARPFETYHNALNMDLTLRIAPELFLKRLLVGGFTKVFELNRNFRNEGISRRHNPEFTMLEAYAAYGDFETMANMVEEMTCHLAETFCGGLEIEHKDEEGNVLRTINLQRPWKRANYHDLIKEVAGDDFFDITPEQRRAKCDELGVQISPEMEDYEVVQQVFEKKVEEHTFDPCFVTRVASELIPLAKVTPGGKTVEVYELIINGQEISPGYSELNDPDVQRERLEHQAGGEEEQEIDHDFVETLENGMPPAGGIGIGIDRLIMMLTGAPTIRDVVLFPLLKKKS; via the coding sequence ATGAGCGACCCGCAACAAAAGCAAGAGACACCCCAATCCACGGAAGCTGAACTGATCGCTGTTCGCCGCGAGAAGTTGGCCCAGCTACGTGAGCTTGGGATCGACCCCTACGGTGCCCGGTTTGATACCACAACCACGCCGGGTAAATTGAAGGCCGATTTTGCCGATGAAAAACAGGTGACCATCGCCGGTCGCTTGCTTGCGATCCGTGATATGGGTAAATCCGTCTTTGCTACGCTCGGTGACGTCGAGGGCCGGATTCAGATTTATTTGAATAAAAAGGGCGTCAGTGAAACCGATTGGGCTGCCTACAAGCTGCTTGACCTCGGCGATTGGATCGGCGTGGAGGGGGAGACGTTCACCACCGGTAAGGGCGAACCGTCAGTCAAAGTCAACAGCCTGACCGTGCTTTCGAAGTCGCTTCGCCCGATGCCCGACAAGTGGCACGGCGTGTCCGACCGCGAAACCAAGTACCGCAAGCGCCATCTCGACCTGATGAGCAACGAGGAGAGCGCCGAGGTGTTTATCACCCGCTCGAAGATGATTGCCGAGATCCGGAAGTTCCTGCACGAGCGCGATTTTCTCGAGGTGGAAACGCCAATGCTGCAGAGTGTGGCCGGAGGAGCTGCCGCCCGTCCGTTTGAAACCTATCACAATGCCTTGAACATGGATCTCACGCTGCGGATTGCTCCGGAGCTGTTCCTCAAGCGCCTGCTGGTGGGTGGATTCACCAAGGTCTTTGAACTCAATCGCAACTTCCGTAACGAGGGCATTTCCCGTCGGCATAACCCGGAGTTCACCATGCTTGAGGCTTATGCTGCCTACGGTGATTTTGAAACCATGGCCAATATGGTGGAGGAAATGACCTGTCATTTGGCAGAGACGTTCTGTGGTGGACTTGAAATCGAGCACAAGGACGAGGAGGGGAATGTGCTCCGCACGATCAACCTGCAGCGTCCATGGAAGCGGGCGAATTACCATGATTTGATCAAAGAGGTCGCCGGGGACGATTTCTTCGATATCACACCGGAGCAACGTCGCGCCAAATGTGACGAACTCGGCGTGCAGATCTCACCGGAAATGGAGGACTATGAAGTGGTCCAGCAGGTTTTCGAGAAAAAGGTGGAAGAACACACCTTTGACCCTTGTTTTGTCACCCGGGTGGCGAGCGAGCTGATTCCTTTGGCAAAAGTCACCCCCGGTGGCAAGACCGTGGAAGTGTATGAACTGATCATCAACGGTCAGGAAATTTCACCCGGATATTCCGAACTCAACGACCCCGATGTCCAACGTGAGCGCCTCGAGCATCAGGCTGGCGGAGAGGAAGAGCAGGAAATCGACCACGACTTCGTTGAAACGCTTGAAAATGGTATGCCGCCGGCCGGTGGTATCGGCATCGGGATCGACCGCTTGATCATGATGCTCACCGGAGCCCCGACCATCCGTGACGTTGTTCTTTTCCCTCTGCTGAAGAAAAAAAGCTAG
- a CDS encoding glycoside hydrolase family protein, with product MKTTSAILLCSLLYSCAVNAQDTQRSRPKQWEQLVPGARFMDRFLPNPVRGKLSSDTWGVDAVKPRDTQLGIEDPAWSYWGGNIRHVDGTYHLFVCRWPENHPKGHMAWHGSTVVRATAPHPWGPYQVAEEIGKGHNPEIFPTKDGSYALYVINGYYHAPDMSGPWTRKKFTFNTRDRRVIEGYTNMSFAPREDGSVLMVCRGGGIWISEDGLSPYQQISVKRAYPPVPGNFEDPVIWKTNIQYHMIVNDWKGRIAYHLRSKDGLSWVTEDGEAYLPGIDRYEDGTHVDWYKYERIKVLQDDLGRAYQANFAVIDFSKWKDKANDQHSSKNIPIPLTVGRQLSILNPETIDAGTSKIQLKIHAEEGFDPHQDMDLPSLRFGPSAEVNYGRGGKVIASEKDGKDLIVSIDASNHAFNSEHFAGKLLGKTKQGKLLFGYSRLPGVQYAAPMLSSRLPTVKQADKGQSLRVETTNYGLNRSPQQQAKIEISNGTFKESLKMSLPELQPYESVTLEIPLPQSLKPKETHQINIMVETQSTPLFTSQHRNPKLIAP from the coding sequence ATGAAAACGACCAGTGCCATCCTCTTGTGCTCCCTGCTCTACTCCTGCGCAGTAAACGCCCAGGACACCCAGCGATCACGGCCAAAACAGTGGGAACAGCTCGTTCCAGGCGCCCGCTTTATGGATCGATTTCTCCCTAACCCAGTAAGAGGAAAACTCAGTTCCGACACCTGGGGCGTTGACGCGGTCAAACCGCGTGATACCCAGCTCGGCATCGAAGACCCGGCCTGGTCGTACTGGGGTGGCAATATCCGCCATGTTGACGGCACCTACCACCTCTTTGTCTGCCGCTGGCCTGAAAACCATCCGAAAGGGCACATGGCATGGCACGGCTCTACCGTCGTCCGTGCTACCGCGCCCCATCCATGGGGTCCCTATCAAGTAGCCGAAGAAATCGGCAAGGGGCACAACCCGGAAATCTTCCCAACCAAAGACGGAAGCTACGCCCTCTACGTCATCAATGGCTACTACCATGCGCCTGATATGTCCGGCCCGTGGACACGGAAAAAATTCACTTTCAACACCCGCGATCGGCGTGTCATCGAAGGCTACACCAACATGAGCTTCGCCCCACGTGAAGATGGCTCCGTGCTGATGGTTTGCCGGGGAGGTGGCATCTGGATCAGTGAGGACGGACTCTCACCCTACCAACAAATCTCGGTCAAACGCGCCTACCCACCCGTGCCCGGTAATTTTGAAGATCCTGTCATCTGGAAAACCAACATCCAGTACCACATGATTGTCAACGACTGGAAGGGGCGCATCGCCTACCACCTCCGGTCCAAAGACGGGCTCAGCTGGGTCACCGAAGATGGTGAAGCCTACTTACCCGGGATCGACCGCTATGAAGACGGAACCCATGTTGATTGGTATAAATACGAACGCATCAAAGTGCTGCAAGATGACTTGGGCCGAGCCTATCAAGCCAACTTCGCCGTCATCGATTTCTCCAAATGGAAAGATAAAGCAAACGATCAGCACAGCTCGAAAAACATCCCCATCCCGCTCACTGTGGGCCGCCAACTCAGCATCCTCAATCCAGAGACCATCGATGCAGGCACGTCAAAAATTCAGCTTAAAATCCACGCGGAAGAAGGCTTCGACCCTCATCAGGATATGGACCTGCCGTCCCTGCGCTTCGGCCCCAGCGCCGAAGTCAACTACGGCCGGGGCGGCAAGGTGATCGCATCAGAAAAGGACGGCAAAGACCTGATTGTAAGCATCGACGCCTCCAACCATGCGTTCAACAGCGAGCACTTCGCCGGTAAACTGCTAGGCAAAACCAAACAGGGAAAACTTCTCTTCGGATACTCACGACTGCCGGGAGTCCAATACGCGGCTCCCATGCTCTCAAGCCGACTCCCCACCGTCAAACAAGCTGATAAAGGCCAGTCTCTCCGTGTTGAAACCACCAACTATGGGTTGAACCGTTCTCCCCAACAACAAGCCAAGATCGAAATCTCCAACGGAACATTCAAAGAAAGCCTCAAGATGAGTCTTCCGGAGCTTCAGCCCTATGAATCGGTTACTCTGGAGATCCCCCTGCCGCAATCGCTGAAGCCAAAAGAGACCCACCAAATCAACATCATGGTGGAAACTCAATCCACCCCATTGTTTACCAGCCAACACCGCAACCCCAAACTCATCGCGCCATAA
- a CDS encoding PEP-CTERM sorting domain-containing protein (PEP-CTERM proteins occur, often in large numbers, in the proteomes of bacteria that also encode an exosortase, a predicted intramembrane cysteine proteinase. The presence of a PEP-CTERM domain at a protein's C-terminus predicts cleavage within the sorting domain, followed by covalent anchoring to some some component of the (usually Gram-negative) cell surface. Many PEP-CTERM proteins exhibit an unusual sequence composition that includes large numbers of potential glycosylation sites. Expression of one such protein has been shown restore the ability of a bacterium to form floc, a type of biofilm.), producing the protein MKTLSCLLLSMGACYGATVYSIDINDADAPLTTSGWTGLNSPHSADGGAVTVDGVEFRISSSDGSRLRGSPSNPAPDSLVGDFAFDEGAANSAIILHFGQAGSLVAGDWLVEVWSYDSGSSVGTQMVGYRRNGTETIVHTDVEVSASGPAASFTFSSDGVGAYDVFLRENSSGNKTRLNAVRLTLIPEPSTASLFGLAGVALLLRRQRRCLSEPVMHRGGAE; encoded by the coding sequence ATGAAAACTCTTAGCTGTTTGCTTTTATCCATGGGCGCCTGTTATGGTGCTACGGTTTATTCCATTGATATCAACGATGCCGATGCGCCTCTGACAACATCAGGCTGGACTGGGCTTAATTCCCCTCACAGCGCTGATGGTGGAGCGGTGACGGTCGATGGTGTGGAATTCCGGATCAGCAGCTCTGACGGCTCCCGGCTCAGGGGAAGTCCTTCCAATCCTGCTCCCGACTCTCTGGTCGGTGATTTTGCCTTTGATGAAGGCGCGGCCAATTCTGCGATCATCTTGCACTTTGGCCAGGCGGGTAGTTTGGTTGCGGGTGATTGGCTGGTGGAGGTTTGGAGTTATGATTCGGGCTCTTCGGTGGGAACTCAGATGGTGGGATACCGGAGGAATGGGACGGAGACGATCGTTCATACGGATGTGGAAGTAAGCGCATCCGGCCCGGCAGCCTCCTTTACCTTCAGCTCTGATGGCGTGGGTGCTTATGATGTGTTTCTCCGGGAAAATAGTTCGGGTAATAAAACCCGATTAAATGCTGTTAGGTTGACTCTGATTCCTGAGCCTTCGACCGCGAGTTTGTTTGGATTGGCGGGAGTCGCACTTTTGCTGAGACGTCAACGCAGGTGCTTGTCTGAGCCAGTGATGCACCGCGGGGGCGCTGAATGA
- a CDS encoding peroxiredoxin encodes MSVLVGKSAPSFTAKAVQGAQIIEDFSLDQYLGEKYVVFFFYPKDFTFVCPTELHRFQEEIAEFEKRNVAVVGCSTDSEFSHFAWLQQPRNKGGIQDVSYPLVADINKTIANDYDVLAGEYVEDEYGDLVVEGEMVAYRGLFLIDKDGIVRHQVVNDMPLGRSINECLRVIDALQHFEEHGEVCPMDWQKGEDAMTATHEGVSGYLAK; translated from the coding sequence ATGTCCGTTCTCGTAGGAAAATCAGCCCCGTCCTTCACAGCCAAGGCCGTGCAAGGAGCTCAAATCATCGAAGACTTCAGCCTCGACCAGTATCTGGGCGAAAAATACGTCGTCTTTTTCTTTTACCCTAAGGACTTCACTTTCGTCTGCCCGACCGAACTGCACCGTTTCCAAGAAGAAATCGCGGAGTTTGAGAAGCGTAACGTTGCGGTGGTCGGTTGCTCAACCGATTCCGAGTTCTCTCACTTTGCCTGGTTGCAGCAACCACGAAACAAGGGTGGCATTCAGGATGTCAGCTACCCACTCGTCGCAGACATCAACAAAACCATCGCCAACGATTACGATGTGCTCGCAGGTGAGTATGTGGAAGATGAATACGGCGACCTCGTGGTCGAAGGAGAAATGGTGGCCTACCGTGGCCTGTTCCTGATCGACAAGGATGGCATCGTCCGCCACCAGGTGGTCAACGACATGCCTCTCGGCCGTTCCATCAACGAGTGCCTTCGCGTGATCGATGCTCTGCAGCACTTTGAAGAGCACGGCGAAGTCTGCCCCATGGACTGGCAGAAGGGTGAAGACGCGATGACCGCGACGCACGAAGGTGTTTCCGGATACCTCGCGAAGTAA
- a CDS encoding SHD1 domain-containing protein: MKIKSSSLLAGIMVLLASEQMDARTWTSSDGKAIEAEFVRYEGGDKVVIEMNGKEFTVPFSKLSQTDLEWLEQKKKEDAESAVKRAAKAKSMTGRFDNKPIHSRLFTDAKGYFKDSERKKFIRAVGSGNHGGDVNNGSQEEWMARDLVNDTCSIYVPSSYDATEAYGIFLYINHSPNAHINKAWYPIFDEFKMIAVSANKVGNDVSYARRVCLSMDALASVEKDYNIDPNRRVVAGTSGGGHMAMLTAALFPEMFLGAISSAAQSYLPGHFPGLDVGDFKRGERKKNKWLVISGEKDRNHPEILKTSKDWEKARLDYKFLDVPGMGHFPPSAERLPECLEWIGLKKP, from the coding sequence ATGAAAATAAAAAGCTCTTCCTTGCTTGCAGGGATCATGGTGTTGCTCGCTTCAGAGCAAATGGATGCCCGGACCTGGACCAGCAGTGACGGGAAAGCGATAGAAGCCGAGTTTGTCCGTTACGAGGGCGGTGACAAGGTGGTGATCGAAATGAATGGGAAGGAGTTTACGGTGCCTTTCAGCAAACTTTCCCAGACGGACCTCGAGTGGTTGGAGCAAAAAAAGAAGGAAGATGCGGAGTCGGCGGTTAAACGCGCGGCGAAAGCCAAATCGATGACTGGCCGATTTGATAACAAGCCCATTCACTCCCGCTTATTCACGGATGCAAAAGGCTACTTCAAAGATTCGGAGCGTAAAAAGTTTATCCGAGCGGTAGGTAGTGGCAATCACGGGGGTGATGTGAATAATGGCAGCCAGGAAGAATGGATGGCCCGGGACCTGGTGAATGATACCTGTTCGATTTATGTGCCAAGCTCTTATGATGCTACCGAAGCCTACGGAATATTTCTCTATATCAATCACTCTCCCAATGCGCATATCAATAAGGCGTGGTATCCGATCTTTGATGAGTTCAAAATGATTGCCGTCTCGGCGAACAAAGTGGGCAATGACGTGTCTTATGCGCGCAGGGTTTGTCTTTCCATGGATGCCCTCGCCAGTGTGGAGAAGGATTACAACATTGATCCCAATAGGCGTGTGGTCGCCGGAACCTCTGGTGGTGGTCATATGGCGATGCTCACCGCGGCTTTGTTTCCTGAAATGTTTTTAGGTGCCATCAGTTCTGCTGCGCAGAGTTATTTGCCCGGTCATTTCCCTGGGCTTGATGTTGGAGATTTCAAGCGGGGAGAGCGTAAAAAGAACAAGTGGTTAGTGATTTCCGGAGAGAAAGACAGAAACCATCCGGAGATCTTGAAAACCAGCAAGGACTGGGAAAAGGCGCGCCTGGATTACAAATTTCTCGATGTCCCCGGGATGGGGCATTTCCCTCCATCAGCGGAGCGACTTCCCGAATGTTTGGAGTGGATCGGGCTGAAGAAACCATAG
- a CDS encoding glycerophosphodiester phosphodiesterase: protein MIKIVATLLLLSFWVDAKTPAIVAHRGASQDAPENTIPAFKLAWEQGADAIEGDFFLTKDNHIVCIHDPNTKKVATRNLEIKKSTLAELRTLDVGVKYADHFKGTSIPLISEVFATVPAQKKMIYIEIKCGTEIIPPLLKEIGRSGLKQKQIVIISFNHKVIEAMKIKAPQYKAFWLSGMERDRSGKPNPSLETVLSTLKKINADGFSSHHRHIDKKFIRELIDKGYEYHVWTVDDAKTAARFQQWGATSITTNVPAHIQKSIAK from the coding sequence ATGATAAAAATAGTAGCCACTCTGCTCCTCCTCAGTTTTTGGGTTGATGCCAAAACTCCCGCAATTGTAGCACACAGAGGAGCATCCCAAGATGCACCGGAGAACACCATACCGGCTTTTAAGCTGGCCTGGGAACAAGGGGCAGATGCCATTGAAGGCGATTTCTTTCTGACAAAAGACAATCACATCGTATGCATTCATGACCCTAACACGAAAAAGGTAGCGACCCGAAATCTGGAAATAAAAAAATCCACATTGGCTGAACTACGCACGCTGGATGTAGGCGTTAAGTATGCTGACCACTTCAAAGGGACGAGCATCCCGCTCATCTCAGAAGTTTTTGCGACGGTCCCCGCACAAAAAAAGATGATTTATATCGAAATCAAATGCGGCACTGAAATCATACCTCCCTTACTTAAAGAAATCGGAAGATCAGGGCTCAAGCAAAAACAAATCGTCATCATTAGCTTCAACCACAAAGTGATCGAAGCCATGAAGATCAAAGCCCCACAGTACAAAGCCTTCTGGCTTTCGGGCATGGAGAGGGATCGATCGGGGAAACCAAATCCTTCGTTGGAGACCGTGCTCTCAACCTTGAAAAAAATCAACGCAGACGGCTTTAGCTCACACCACCGGCATATCGATAAAAAATTCATACGAGAGCTCATCGACAAGGGTTATGAATATCACGTATGGACCGTTGATGATGCCAAGACGGCAGCGCGTTTTCAGCAATGGGGAGCAACATCCATCACAACCAATGTGCCCGCCCATATTCAAAAATCCATCGCCAAATAA
- a CDS encoding ThuA domain-containing protein, which yields MNKNFLALSLALMTSFTPGTLMSAEKIKVLITDGPQKAHNYKDTTPVLMQLLGKTARFEVDHSRSTKKGCEDGTYKPDFSLYDVVVMNEGFGAADWPEATQKAFEKYMANGGGMVSFHAANNCWPNWKEYNKMTGIGGWGKRNESSGPYLYIDSEGAVVRDTSKGKGGSHGPQHEFKLIVREKEHPIMKGLPPTFVHGPDELYDRLRGPAENVTILATAFSSKKQRGTDRNEPTLMTITYGKGRIFHTVLGHGVKQIKQGSFVTTFLRGTEWAATGKVSIPVPKDFPNQKVE from the coding sequence GTGAATAAAAACTTTTTAGCTCTCAGCCTAGCCTTGATGACCTCATTCACCCCAGGCACGCTTATGTCCGCAGAGAAAATCAAGGTCCTGATCACCGACGGCCCCCAGAAGGCCCACAATTACAAAGACACAACCCCGGTTCTCATGCAACTCCTCGGCAAGACTGCCCGATTTGAAGTCGATCACTCTCGCTCCACAAAAAAGGGCTGCGAAGACGGAACTTACAAGCCGGATTTTAGCCTATACGATGTGGTTGTGATGAATGAAGGCTTCGGTGCTGCAGATTGGCCTGAGGCCACTCAAAAGGCCTTTGAAAAATACATGGCAAATGGTGGAGGCATGGTTTCCTTTCATGCCGCAAACAACTGCTGGCCGAACTGGAAGGAATATAACAAGATGACAGGCATTGGCGGATGGGGGAAACGCAATGAAAGCAGCGGCCCCTATCTATACATCGATTCCGAAGGCGCGGTCGTCCGCGACACATCCAAGGGAAAAGGCGGCAGCCATGGCCCCCAACACGAATTCAAATTGATTGTTAGAGAGAAGGAGCACCCGATCATGAAAGGCCTTCCTCCCACCTTCGTGCACGGTCCGGATGAACTCTACGATAGGTTGAGAGGGCCGGCAGAAAACGTAACGATTCTGGCAACGGCCTTCTCATCGAAGAAGCAACGGGGAACTGACCGCAACGAACCCACCTTAATGACCATCACCTATGGCAAAGGGAGAATTTTTCACACTGTTCTGGGCCATGGCGTGAAGCAAATCAAGCAAGGCAGTTTTGTAACCACGTTTCTGCGTGGCACGGAATGGGCAGCCACAGGAAAGGTAAGCATTCCCGTCCCTAAGGATTTCCCCAACCAGAAAGTTGAATAG